In the Nothobranchius furzeri strain GRZ-AD chromosome 15, NfurGRZ-RIMD1, whole genome shotgun sequence genome, one interval contains:
- the pkig gene encoding cAMP-dependent protein kinase inhibitor gamma: MMDVETSYSDFINCDRTGRRNAVPDITGEESDVTSRSEITKELAEMNLQGAEGNPGASPAPEAEGSTSQDTQGGGGPS, from the exons ATGATGGACGTGGAGACGTCGTACTCGGACTTCATCAACTGCGACCGCACAGGCCGCCGGAACGCAGTGCCCGACATCACTGGGGAAGAGTCGGATGTGACCAGCAGGAGTGAAATCACCAAAGAGTTGGCAGAGATGAATCTGCAGGGTGCAG AGGGGAACCCAGGGGCCTCCCCGGCCCCCGAGGCAGAAGGCTCCACAAGCCAAGACACCCAAGGAGGTGGAGGTCCATCCTAA